aacacacacacacacacacacacacacacacacacacacacacacacacacacacacacacacacacacacacacacacacacacacacacacacacacacacacacacacacacacacacacacacacacacacactaatggatAATGGATCATGTGAAGGCTTTAATCTGCATATTAACGGAGCGGGTGCACCTACCAGGTACGTGCTCATGTCGGCCTCCAGCCGGACCTGCTCGGCCAGCGGGAGCTCTCGGTCCTCCAGAGTTCTTGTTCTTCTCTTCTGGACTTTGCGCATCATCTTCTTGTTACGTCTCCTCTGCAGCCAGTAGGGCAGGAAGGCCTCCATGAACTGGTTCAGGATCTGACTGGTGATCAGCAGCGTGGCCAGActctggacacacacagacaccagacgggaggggaagggaagggagggaggaacaACATGTAAGGGAGGAAGGTTTCATAAAAGGCGGAAGATTAAAGAGGGATAGAGAGTTGGAAGAACACACGGAGGGGAAGGTGCAAAGGAAGAAAACAGGAGTAAAAtgaggacaaaaacaaaacgcaaagggaagaaggaggagaagaaagccTGAAGGGTTAAAGGGCGGATGGAGGGAGGGCAGGCCTACCTGTCGGAGCAGCACCATGTCCTGCATGACGAAGGCGATGTAGAACAGCGAGGCGAAACAGTTGAAGAAGTTGAACTGCGGGGGGGGGGAAGAAGACAGCCATGATGAGAGCTGCTCTCTGAGCAATGAAGGAAGAAGATGGTCAACAGAACCGTGTGATTCTTACTCACTACTAATACTTTGAGGACCAGGTGATTCTGATACGAAGACTCCAGCCGGTGGTTTTCTGAAACACAACACAAGCGGGAGCAGTCAGACAACGCAGCGCACACATCTCCTCGAGTCGCTCCTGTCAGAGGCAACGAGGATTTCTCTTCCAGAAAGTCGGAGAAACAGATTTGAATTCAATTCAACATccggaaaaaaaaataaaaaatctactGTATGAAGTAGATTTGTAGCTCATAAAATAGGTCGAGCTCTAGACACGTCGGCTCCTACATTTCCTATAATGCATCTTTATAGCGTCGTTCAAGTGGCTGTGTAACTAGTCTGGATCAGCGGAAggacatttccaggataatgcCTGACTTCCAGCacgtctctctcctccctctctctctctctgtgtgcccgCCGTTCTCAaaaatcccttcgctacggGAAACGACAACAAACCTCGAGCTAACGCTGCACGCTGAAGATGCCGCGTTCTGAAGAAAGTTTGGACGGTGCAACagggcaggcctgcttggttcatttggggaatgactgtaaagatttaaaaagaagatgtttagggcatttcctctctaacgcCTTACCATGCATACTGAATCCCAGGGTCCGTCCCTGCCCTGCCCTGCCCTGCCACTGCAAGagtctcatgcttatacattccttagtacattcatgtggatttttttatttagtatctttttcttttattgtcaatgctattcatgtggatttgttattttatcatcctgtttgtcATGTGTATGTAGCGTGTGATGTCTTGAATTTCcccttctatctatctatctatctatctatctatctatctatctatctatctatatctacctacctacctacctacctacctacctacctacctatctatctaactgggatgttttgggacagaTTGGTGTGATTGCTGttgacgaagtacacacggagatacactggtaagagccaatgaggtttaaccatgtatcagctcatttaaatagctcactttaccgtattgtgtcaacagttatcttcatttaattttagtttttttttgcggGGGGGACCAGAGACTATtcagcagagccaccgtcgaagtgtccggagcttagcaccacccaagaccaTTGggatcggtttaaagaaatgccaacaagGCAGGGCTGATTTTTCtcttatcccagaatgcatcggtgatgtagccagaccttactccacagcgccgtggagatagagctggacACGAGAGACTACTGTGTAATAACCGCCCATGTCTCCTAAACTCCGCGTCCACAGAAACATGGTGTCTTCAGCCCATTCTGCGCATGCTACCTGAACTGTAGCACGGAGGAGCATCCGACTTTAACTGTCCCTCAGTGTCCCAGGGGTGCAGCTGGGACCGGATGTCTTTTCAAATGACAGAGATGCATATTTTTGACTCGAGTTACTTCAACTGCTGCTCACCCCACTCCGTCAGGAACTCGGCAGCGTATCTGTAGATGAGGTTCATGGCCTCGATGACCACGGCGTAGATGATAGAGGGGATGAAGAGCAGGACTCCTGTCCAGAAGCTGGGCTCCTGGTCGTGGACGGACAGCGCCCATCCCTCCATCTGGAAGTAGATCATCATGACGTAGAGGGACAGGTAGAGGCAGAGCAGGACGAAGGGCAGTGACACCAGGTAGATCCGCAGCAGCCTCTTGGCGTGGGGGTAGAGGGGCTCCTCGCGGCCCGTCACGGGGTTGAACCCGAGGACGCCGTGGAAACCGGGCCGAGGCTCTTCGAAGGCCTTCTTCCTGCTCAGCGTGCCCCAGCGGTAGGCCATCGAGGCGCTGCAGCGCTTCCACAGCTGGTGGAGGAACGTTACTCAGCTTTCACGTGATTGACATTCATTCAACACAGCAGGTATTAACACTCCTCACATGCACATCTGCTGCTCTATCACAACGTGTCAGATCTCTCTCATCGTCTAATTCCACTGCAGGGCACCTACAGGCAGATACAGTCCGTACCTCCAGGATGACAGTGCACCACACCAAGTTGAATGCAGCGAAGACCACGTATTTGTCGTAGTCCTCCCAGTCAAACAGATAGTAAGGCACGCCTATTAGAGCCATGGGCACCAGGGCAAAGGTGAAGTACTCCAGGAAGCCAAAGTACAGGGCCTGGCCCTCCCCATAGTAGTGTCTGATGTCGTCTGCAGAACAAAGGAACATCAACGAGAAGGTGCAAGGCAGTCACAAATATGACGGGAAAATCATTATAAAGTTAAAAAGTCCTTCCCGAAAAATGCGGAGTttgtttgtgattgttgcaggcaaaaatccttgattatgcggcacgttttcttaaaaaatgcgatggaatatgcgggatatttattcaattttatgcaataaaattgcgggaacttgcaaaaattgtggtttgatgaaaaggagaaaaaagtgactccccccccccccaacaccctgcttttcaatgttcacgtcgcgtaattacatttttcaactttctgctaagatatatgggacttttttgcaaggaaaatgcagggattatgaaatcatgcaagcaccgcatattttgcggggaaatctgtaatttttgcggcgaaagtgcgccgtatttgaataaaaaaatgcggcccccgcatcaatatgcagactttggctgattatacattgaattatgcgatcgcataatcgcggaGGGACTGGATAAaagacaaatccggcgcaaaatgagcctaggggttaataacacatggatTCCGAgctcgaccgttctctgggacatgttttcatgctaatcgaatgtgaccagttttatcgcaaaccgctaattagcttataacgctagtcgtcggggcacgggtaaggtaaaaagaaatctctatttctacaccactaacaagactcaaaatagcaccacacttccacggtagcagaatgagggtccctacatgtaaaccgaagcgtcgagaactttgtaagtgtacagacagtttatcaaaaaagatagtttagaaagacagtaccgttcacgtatacaggcgggcgccatcttgggaaaacagtcgcGACCGGTCGAACGGCGAACGCCTTGGGAAACCACGGACCGCCGGAGACTTCAAAGTGACAGTTCGGCTCACGTTGCACGGCGTctgtcgttcgactggtcgcgACGGTTTTCCCCAAGATGTGGACTTGTCCTTTAAGTGAAGAGAATTTAAAAACAAGAGTAACGACGTGTGAACGGTTCCCCTCTAAGCATCAGAACACATATCAACCATGTGCTGACCTCAGACAATGACGGAGAACCGGTGCTTCTTCAGCTTACCCAGAGGCTGAAGGGACAACTTCACCTTCCCGTACCAGGAAAAAGACAGCTGCTTAAGTTCCTCCTTTTCGTGCAGGGGAAACACCTGGACCAGGATGCCCTTGGACTGCAGTCTGCGGACTGACATGGGAACAAGAAAACAGCCCGTTTTCATCCTGTGTGCCCAGCATCCTACAGTACCAGATGTGTACCTGCTTTAGCGATTGAAGTGATGCTGACTGTGCTGCGAGTAGTCGGGGGGTTTGCTCAAAGTTTGAATTCACTGCGAGACGTTTCGCTGACTTT
This window of the Perca flavescens isolate YP-PL-M2 chromosome 6, PFLA_1.0, whole genome shotgun sequence genome carries:
- the ano10a gene encoding anoctamin-10 isoform X1, which encodes MVQGPPADSSGSRFTPLVVLELASDTNQDAIAWLLRRIRDQQQDGGAELLVEQLGPGVDAQEKENPNMFLVGATWQRLLSGAEDVGLFKEFNDGSMRGFTCANKHEFKDYQGDGDSFLSMAECQFIIKHLLDTLRAKQETHVPGHSEVKLYPGKSIIRRLQSKGILVQVFPLHEKEELKQLSFSWYGKVKLSLQPLDDIRHYYGEGQALYFGFLEYFTFALVPMALIGVPYYLFDWEDYDKYVVFAAFNLVWCTVILELWKRCSASMAYRWGTLSRKKAFEEPRPGFHGVLGFNPVTGREEPLYPHAKRLLRIYLVSLPFVLLCLYLSLYVMMIYFQMEGWALSVHDQEPSFWTGVLLFIPSIIYAVVIEAMNLIYRYAAEFLTEWENHRLESSYQNHLVLKVLVFNFFNCFASLFYIAFVMQDMVLLRQSLATLLITSQILNQFMEAFLPYWLQRRRNKKMMRKVQKRRTRTLEDRELPLAEQVRLEADMSTYLGTFDDYLELFLLFGYVSLFSCVYPLAAVLVVLNNVTEVYSDAFKMCRVFKRPFSDPAANIGVWQLAFEAMSVIAVVTNCSLIGMSPQVKAYFPDSESQLILWTVAIEHALLAFKFILSYLIPDVPKPIQISLARLEFESLEALKKKRAPRGGKCWKRRSPVSRFSEEERRPGSSRHLTQL
- the ano10a gene encoding anoctamin-10 isoform X2 encodes the protein MVQGPPADSSGSRFTPLVVLELASDTNQDAIAWLLRRIRDQQQDGGAELLVEQLGPGVDAQEKENPNMFLVGATWQRLLSGAEDVGLFKEFNDGSMRGFTCANKHEFKDYQGDGDSFLSMAECQFIIKHLLDTLRAKQETHVPGHSEVKLYPGKSIIRRLQSKGILVQVFPLHEKEELKQLSFSWYGKVKLSLQPLDDIRHYYGEGQALYFGFLEYFTFALVPMALIGVPYYLFDWEDYDKYVVFAAFNLVWCTVILELWKRCSASMAYRWGTLSRKKAFEEPRPGFHGVLGFNPVTGREEPLYPHAKRLLRIYLVSLPFVLLCLYLSLYVMMIYFQMEGWALSVHDQEPSFWTGVLLFIPSIIYAVVIEAMNLIYRYAAEFLTEWENHRLESSYQNHLVLKVLVFNFFNCFASLFYIAFVMQDMVLLRQSLATLLITSQILNQFMEAFLPYWLQRRRNKKMMRKVQKRRTRTLEDRELPLAEQVRLEADMSTYLGTFDDYLELFLLFGYVSLFSCVYPLAAVLVVLNNVTEVYSDAFKMCRVFKRPFSDPAANIGVWQLAFEAMSVIAVVTNCSLIGMSPQVKAYFPDSESQLILWTVAIEHALLAFKFILSYLIPDVPKPIQISLARLEFESLEALKKKKMLEASEPSEPVQ